The Silene latifolia isolate original U9 population chromosome Y, ASM4854445v1, whole genome shotgun sequence sequence GCTCTGTTGAACCCATATTTGCTTATGTTGCACCTCAACATGAACGTGAACCTGTACGTGTACGTTTACCTAAACCTGAACCTCAACCTCAAATTGAACCTCAAACTCAACCTGAACCTGAACTTGAAGCTGAACCGGTTGATGAGAGGAAAGAATCCATCAAGGTTTTGGCAAGCATAGCCATTCGACTTGTAGACATTTATGGTGACTTTACCAAAGCAGTTAGAAATGCTAAGTGTAAGGCTCCCTCTTTCCCGGCTGTCACGCAAATGTCAAAGTTGGCAGATTGTTTATTTGAAAGATTTTCCCTTTCACAGCAGAGTACAGAAGAAGGTGAAAGGGAAGGTGTTGATTGTGAAAGGGAGGGTGCTACCATGGAGATGATGGAGGAGGATGAAGTGGAAAAGTACAATgagaaagataagaatgaattgaaGGAGAGAAAGGAGGAGGAGGCAGTGGAGAAGGAGTTGAAGAAGGATGAGGGtaaagtggaggaggaggagttgaagaaggaGGAGGTTGACATGAGTTGTGCAGATGATGCGTTTCTAGACAACCCCACTGTCATGGCTGAATTAGAAGGGATCCTTAATAATGCATACACTCATGTTGGCAAGGTGTTTGATTCACATCATGAAAATTTGTGGaacgaaaaaaaggaaaaggaaaagagggATAAGGCGCTTCTGGAAGGACCGTCTTTCAGCCTTTTTAGTAGTGATGATGCACCATATAACTCTCAAGAGTTCCTTGAGTCCAGGTTGCAGGCTGCTTCAAGTGTTCCTCATTCAAGCACAACAACTACGAGGTCTGTTCCAGTagttcgtcctttaatgccaataTCGCCAATTCTGATCTCATCCCAACCATCCCAACCATCGCCTGTAGTTATCTCCTCTCAAGTATTGTTGGATGAATCGCCAATTGTGCCCTCTTCTCCAACTGCCCCCTCAGATTATGCCATTGAGAGGCAGGTGGCTGGTAGAAGGGTGCTCCCTAAGAGGTGTGTTGAGGTAGCGAATGTTTACCGGTCACCTTACTTTATCAGAAACGTGGACATGGTTCGTGACTTGAGTCgatcggaaaaactggtaggagacTATGCATTTTCAGAGGACTTAGATGAAGAGTATGTATCACTCTCCTATATTTTAATCTTATTCGGTATATATGTATTACATTTTCTTTGTATAACACTAAGTTTCATGTTATCATAATCAGTATAGGAGGTTTTATTTAGTCGTGCGGGCAAGACTCTCACACGAAGTCATATTAAGAGTTTGCTTCTTGATCGTCGAGTTCATACAGATGTCATTTCTGTGTGGTGTGATTATTTGAATGAGGGCAACAAATTCAGAAATCGTAAATGCCCTTGCCGTCTATTTATCACAGAGACAACTGACGTAAGTGTTCCATGGCTGTTCTCAACCTTGGGCTGCATTAGACTTTCGAATGCATGAAATAAGATTGTAGATGCACGAAATACAAATCTAGGTGCATTAAACAACACTTAACATGCATCAAATAAGTGCCCATTTATTATAAGTTTTTATTCTCTAATACGGGTCACCTAATTTAATGAACAGATTGACTCATTGGATGTCAAATTTGCAGACGTGGAGTTGGTAAGTCCTTCAAGATTTTCATATTTCCATGGTTGTTCTCAACTAAGTGtctttctttttattattgtctttgttttcaatgtcgtacaggttttcattcctattgttaCACCCTTGCCATTTGTCTTCTGTTACCATGTTATTAAGAAGCTGTTAGAAGTGATGCACTTGATGCCTCCGTCAGCTGACTATTCTCGCCATGTTAGACCTGTGGTATATCTTCAGATCTTTTTGCAATAAAGTGCCTGATTTTCGTCTAATTTTTGTGAGAGATTATTTACTTGTCATTGTTTTACCTTTATCAGAAGAACTTGTTTGGTACGCTTTCAAGTAAGATTCCAAACTTGGTGTCTTCATGGCTTTTGATTCCTAAGTTGTATATTCCGCACGTTGCCGTTGATGTCGAGCATGAtactggaatctacctcatgcgtcATATGGACATGTACAACGGGGCTAAGGGACGCTTAGGTACAAAGGTGGGTCGTAAAGGGAATAAGTCTGTATTATTTAATTCAACTTTcctttgtatgtgcattaaatatgaAGTCACTGATGttgatttcttttgttgttattgttcagaGAGTTGATGTTAAACGTTATGTTATGAGGGTTTGCAATGAAATTCTAACTTGGCGATACAACTCTTATAAACTTCAAGTGACGGCTGCAGCAAAGGCTTACAAGAATGGCGTTCAGATTCGGTAATGCGAAATCTTAAGTACCTTTGTTTTTCGTTTTTCCGTTTTTCCATGTTAATAAAGGAGCTTTTATTTTCCCCATTTCTCAGTAATCAAGCGCCACATGATGATTTATCATAGACAGATGCACACTTGATCAATTATATTCGGAATAATAAGAAGAACAAGGAGTAAGTTCTAACTGACCATACAGCTTTTTAAAAACTTCAGTTTTTGTCCACTCTCTGCTGTTCCGTGTTTTCTAATCTAATTGCAACATGTGCATCATTAGTGAGGTCGTTGTAGAAACCGATTggttgcaagttacccaagacgcTAGACCTTTTGCCGCCAGAAATTGGGTAATGGATATGGTTATTGATGTTGATGGTATTCGTAATACAATCGAAAACCCAAGTGTTATGTATTTTCCGACAATCATAAAGGTATTCATATTCCTTATTGTGTCAaatgcttgtttttggtttttgaaatgacAAAGAATTTTGATAAATGTTCTCAAATTTTCAGGGAGTTGTCGGTAAAAAGGGGTTTCGAAGTTAATACATCCTACTTTACTATTTACCCCTCAATCTAAACACAACCCAACTGGTAAATAAATATTCTCTTACTTTTTTTTTCCATGAAATTTTTTCCCAATGCATTTTTTTTCCATTTGAAGTCGATCAATCCTACTTGACTAGTTTGTAATATTTCAGGCTTTCTTTCCTTATTGTGTGGAGAGATCACATTGGTTTGCATGCGTTGTTGACTTTGGGAAAAGGATGAACTTCATACTCGACTCCAACCTGCCGAGGCGCCGTGAAATCAGGCAAAAGTTTTTAGTTGAACaggtatgatttattagtttttgCATAAAAACATGTTACCCCTCACTTATTATATCCGGAAGGTTGCTCAACATTTTTTGACTGCCCAAAATGCATTGTCGAATGAAAATACTGTTGGTGAtctttatgtgcatgaaataccctTGTATGTGCATGACATACCCTTGCATGTGCATTAAATAGCCTtataccacaatcacaatcactcaCTGTCTTGTTGTTGTATAGCTCATGCCTGCTTTGGAGATCATCGCAAGAGACTCTCCAAGATACACAAGGTTGTTGGAGATCAAGACTTTTAAGTGGGAGGTTGTGCAAGTGCCTCAACAAAAGAATGGGTATTCTTGTGGAGTTTATTTGTTAAAGTGGCTAGAAAATTTGTGTGATCAAGCATCATGGAGTGATGAGCGTTCTTACGAGGTATAAATTTTTCAACAAACTTTTGTAAACATTATTCAGTATATTTTATTTCAAGCATTTCAATATTTGTTGTCAAATAAAATTTTTACGtaggatttggatgaatatgGTACGAGTATGATTGCACGTCTCATCAAATGGAAGCGAAACAAGAGAAAGGTAAATATAAAGAACCTTGAATGCCTAATTTAAATTTTGCCTAATTTTAATCTTCTTTTCATTAGATTCTGTCTCGGAGTGACTTTTACGTAACAAAGATATTCCCCCCCCCCCGTTTTTTTTGTAGGATTATCACTAGGTGATATTTTCTAAACACTTGATTCGAGGGATGTGCAAAGGGAGTGGCGATGACCTAATCCAAAATTCAAAACACTTTGCCATTTTTGATCGATTCCTTGAGTCGAGGGATGTACAAAGGGAGTAGACCCTGGAATATTAGATTCTTGTGGAGTTTATTCTGGAATATGTAGTACACTAAGTCTTGAGAGTACATATTAGATTTTGGAATATGTAAGGCGTGTAAGCATAAAGTCATGTTTCTGGACTAATTCTAAAAACATGTCACGGGGCAACTAAAACGagaaacaattttcaaaattggataACGAACATAtcacgaggcaacgaaaacgagagacaattttcaAATTTGGATAACAAACATGTCACGAGGCAATgaaaacgagagacaattttcaaaattggataATAAACATGTCACGAGGGAACAaaaacgagagacaattttcaaaattggataacaaacatgtcacgaggcaacgaaaacgagagacaattttcaaaattggacaACGAAAAGGCTGTAATGAAATCTGAAAACATCGTAAATGCATTAAAAACTGTTCCAAATGCATGAAATAACAGTGTGCATGCTTGAAATATGTAActcatgtgtccaaggtcaaatcttaaagtaatctcaagtgaacttttaaaatgttgcattttaatttagattttggaatattattattaactttgACGGTTGGGGATGTGGTAGCAAAGAAGGATGTAGTGGTAGATCAAATTAATCGCCGTAAGGTTTCTTGATACTCGCATAATGTGTGCATGAAATAACGTTCTTTGTGCATGAAATACAtgtgtatgtgcatgaaataccgtTGTATGTGCACGACATAATGGTGACAGGAACACTCAGGCTTTTCATTCTATAAGTGTTACATTCATtcgttttaagaaaaaaattccaacatctatcaaataaaataaaaattcccgaattattcaataaggcaaatgtccaatatctatcaaataaaataaaattcccGAATTTTTCAATAAGGTAAAATAAAAAATTACTCTACTCATTGTCGGTTGTCCTTCGGTCACAATTCCTACTGTCGTGGTTCGCCATCTCCCCACAGGCCCTGCATTTTCTTAGCGCTTTCTTGTTCACTTCTCCAGCTTGTTCTCTTTGTGAGATCAGCCTTTTTCCCGACCCTTTGTTTTTGCACTACCTTGGAGGCAAAACCTTAATCTCACTAGGGATGCTTGTTCCTAAAAGCATCCCAATTTCAACATTCTTGTCCTTTACCTTTGCAAAACCAGTATTTTCACTTTCATCAGGGGTAATTTTTACCCTTTCCTTGAACTCACGCAAAATCCCAAGCAACTCAGCACAATGCCCAGGACTCTGTTCAACAAGTGCCACACAAGTAAACAACTCTAACCATAACTCGCCAACTTTGTTTTTCTGTACATCCATTGATGTACAATCAGCAAGCTATTGGCCATTAGGGCCGACGATTGGCTGGCAGGTTGCTAGTTTGCTCCACCGACTAAGCAGGTAGTCACTTGGAACTTTCTGAATTCCCCGATCTTTAAAGACACACAGAGCATGTCGACAGAGCATTCCATgtctttcaaacttcttgcaAGTGCATACCACTGAAATATCATCCTTCTTAAAACCAACCTTATACGTTTTATTTCGAACTTGATCTATGATATCTGTGTATAGAATTGGATAGGTTTTATCTTTTACTTTATCCCCAACACCACATGAATAGCAAGCTGCTTCGACTTCTTTTTGAAACTCGCCGAAAATTGTTGGAGTGAAGATTTCTgatgcatgcttttctagggCTAATGGAGTCGACAACTGGGGGAAGAAGTTTTTTGATTGTGCAACAAGTTTCGAATGAGTCCATCTTTGAGCATCCATTGTACTCTCAAATCTTATCCAAAACTCAACTAGGGTTAAATTAGGATTATTGAAGTTGCTGAAAAAGTGGTTTTCTGACTCTGACCTAGAGGTCGTTCTCATCAAGCCTCCTAAAAACAGATCACGAAAGTAAGCTGGAAGCCACATATTTCTAATGTTGTACTTCTCCTTAATCCACTCGTTATCCGACAACCCATGAGATTCAACTACTGTTGTCCACCTTTCCTCAAATTCAGGCGGCTCCACATCTTCGCTCCAAACACATCGGTTTATCTTCTCCAGGAACTCAGTATCTTTATATATTACAGGCCCTACTTTCTCAAGCAACTTTTTTAGTATGTGCCACGTGCAATATCTGTGTTTCACCTTGTCTTTCCAGGCtaatttcattccttcttctatccccgcatcttcatcaattatcatacaaactggATGACGACCCCCCATAGCCTCTACGAATTTCGtaaatagccaagcaaaggactcCTTACTCTCATTTATAATAAGTCCAGCCCCAAAGGTCACGCATCTCTTATGATTATCCACCCCTGTAAAAGGATCAAATATCATCCTGTACTTGTTTTTTCTAAAGGTCGTATCGAAAGAGGTCATGTCCCCGAATAGCAAATAGTTTTTAATACTAATGGGGTCAGCCCAAAACACATGTGACAATCGACTTATCTCGTCTAcctcaaaataaaaataaaaagatggacacatgtgttttatcttcataaaatgcTCAATAAGCATTTGAGCATCTCCCTCTGATAAATAATTTTTGATATCTCTAGAAAAGTTCTTAAAATCTTCCAATGACGCACCCACATTCCTATAACCTCTAACATACTCCTTGAACAACCTATACGACTTAACTGGACCTATGTTATTTTTGGAGTTGTcaattatcatttttttgtgaacTACATTCAACTCTCTCGTTTGTGTCAAATGTACCATTGTTGATGGTGTTTGTGGCATATGATTATGACCTTCATGAAAATCAT is a genomic window containing:
- the LOC141627750 gene encoding protein FAR1-RELATED SEQUENCE 5-like, yielding MKLAWKDKVKHRYCTWHILKKLLEKVGPVIYKDTEFLEKINRCVWSEDVEPPEFEERWTTVVESHGLSDNEWIKEKYNIRNMWLPAYFRDLFLGGLMRTTSRSESENHFFSNFNNPNLTLVEFWIRFESTMDAQRWTHSKLVAQSKNFFPQLSTPLALEKHASEIFTPTIFGEFQKEVEAACYSCGVGDKVKDKTYPILYTDIIDQVRNKTYKVGFKKDDISVVCTCKKFERHGMLCRHALCVFKDRGIQKVPSDYLLSRWSKLATCQPIVGPNGQ